TGGCCTCCGTCGGCGGGGCCGCACCTTTTGGCGCGGTCCCGCCCGGGATTTTCGCCGCAAAAACCACTAAACACATCAGCTGGTACGCGACTGCCAGCGGCGGCCGTCGTCGCTCGGCTTCCAGTCGGCCGAATCGCGGCTGTCGGTGGTGAGGCCGGCCGCCGAGGCGGCGACGAGCAGGACGAGGAACAGGAGGAAGAGCAGGAACTCCATGGCGGCGCTCACTTTCGCATGGTTGCTGTCGGTTTCGCCGCCGGTGCGCACCGGACTGAGACCAGTCTGCGACGACTCGCGCCGACCGGACAGTGGCAGCGATGCCACTGGGCATCGATTTACTGCCACCTCTCGGGTTACCCTCGTCACATGCTTCGCTCCGTCGCCGTCCTCGCCCTCGACCAGGTCGCCCCCTTCGAGCTCGGCGTGCTCGCCGAGGTGTTCGGCACCGACCGGACGGCCGACGGCTTCCCCGGCTACCGCTTCCACGTGTGCAGCCCGGACGGCGCGCCGGTACGCACCTCGTCCGGCTTCCACCTCACCCCGCACGCCGATCTCGGCCCGGTGGAGGACGCCGACCTGGTGGCCGTACCCGCGCACAGCCAGGGCACCACCGTCCCGGGCCCGGTGCTCGACGCGCTACGCCGGGCCGACGCGCGCGGCGCGCACCTGTTCAGCGTCTGCTCGGGCGCCTTCCTGCTCGGCGCGGCCGGGCTGCTGGACGACCGGGAGTGCACCACCCACTGGCGGTACGTGGACGAGCTGCAACGCCGACACCCCCGCGCCCGGGTGCGCTGCAACTCCCTCTACGTCCAGGACGGTCGGCTGCTCACCAGCGCCGGCACCGCGGCCGGCATCGACGCCTGCCTGCACCTGATCCGCCAGGAGCACGACTCGGCCACCGCCACCCGGCTGGCCCGGCGGATGGTGGTCCCGCCGCATCGCGACGGCGGCCAGTCGCAGTACATCGAGGCGCCCATCCCGAAGGCGCCCGAGGCGCCCACCCTGGAGCCGGTGCTGGAGTGGCTGATGGGGCACCTGGACCGGACGATCACGGTGGACGAGCTGGCGGCCAGGGCTGGCATGTCGCCGCGTACGTTCGCCCGCCGGTTCCGCGCGGAGACCGGCACCACCCCGCACGACTGGCTCACCAACCAACGGGTGCTGCTCGCCCGGCGGCTGCTGGAGGAGACGCCGCTGAGCGTGGAGGCGGTCGCCGACCAGGCCGGCTTCAGCGACGCGGCGGCGCTGCGCCACCACTTCAGTCGCCGGGTCGGCGCCACCCCGCACGGCTACCGGACCACCTTCCGGGACCGGCTCACCCCCGGCTGAGACCGGCCAGGCCAGACTCCGGGCCGCCGCACCGCCCTCAGCCGGGGGTGAGCCGGTCGTCGCGGCGGAGCACCCGGACACCACCGGGCAGGTCGGCTGGACCCTGACCGTGCCACTCGGTGACCAGGGCATCCAGCGCGGCGACGTGCCCGTACGACAGGGCACCCGGCGATGCGCCCAGCTCACGCGCCCAGGCGTGCAGCACCCGGCCGCGTACCGCGGGTGTCAGGCCGACCAGCTCCGGCACCAGCAGCCCGCCCCCGGGATGCCGGGCCGCCGCCAGTGCCGCCTCCGCCAACTCGTCGAGTGCGGCGTTGTCGGACGCCACCAGCCGGGCGGTACGCGCGAGGTTGTCCAGCACCCCCGGCCCGAGCGCCCGCACCAGCGCTGGCAGCACGTCGGCCCGTACCCGGGACCGGGCGTACGACGGGTCGGTGTTGTGCGGGTCCTCCCACGCGCTGAGCCCGAGCACGGCGCACGCGGCGCGCGTCTGGTCCCGGCCGACCATCAGCAGTGGGCGCAGCAGTGGCACCCCGGCCAGCTCGCGCCGGGCGGGCATCCCGGCCAGCCCGCGCGGGCCCGCCCCCCGGGCGAGTGCGAGCAGCACGGTCTCCGCCTGGTCGTCGCGGGTGTGCCCGGTCAGAATCGCGACGGCGCCGTGCTGCCGGGCCACCTCGGTCAACGCCTGGTAGCGGGCCTCCCGCGCAGCGGCCTCGGGCCCGCCCACGCGCCCGGCCACCTCCACCCGGACCACCACCACCGGCGCGAACCCGGCCTCCCGTGCCCAGGCGGCCACCGCCTCGGCGCGCTGCGCCGAGCCGGCCTGCAGGCCGTGGTCGACGGTCACCAGGCCGGCGGGGCGGCCCAGCCGGGGCGCCACGAACACGGTGGCCGCCGCCAAGGCGAGTGAGTCGGCGCCACCGGAACAGGCGACCAGTACCGGCCCGCCGGACGACAGGCCGGTCAGCGCGCGGCGGACCGCCACCCGGATCGCGGCCACCGGCGGGGCGAGCGCGGCCACCGGCGGACGGTCAGCCGGCGGCCGGGACGGTGCCGGCCGGACCGTGCACGCGGGTCACCCAGGCGTCCGGGTCGGCAAGCTCCGACAACCGGGGCAGGGTGAGCGGAGAGTTGAAGATCGAGTTGAACCCGGGCATGCCGACGCGCTCGACCACGCCGTGCACGAACTTGCGCCCCTCGGCGTACTGGCGCATCTTGACGTCCACCCCGAGCAGCCGGCGGATCGCCTTCTCCAACGGATTGCCCGCCTCGCGGCGCCGGTTGAACGACGCCCGGATCCGCTCCACGCTCGGGATCACGCGCGGCCCGACGCCGTCCATGACGAACTCGGCGTGCCCCTCCAGCAGGGTCATCAGCGCGGTGAGCCGGTCCAGTACGGCCCGCTGCGCCGGGGTCTGCACGATGTCCAGGACGCTGGTCCGGCTCTCCGGGTCGCGGACCGCGTCGGACAGGGTGGCCACCCCGCGCCGCAGCCGCTCGATCAGGTGCTCGCCACCGCTGGACGAGGCGTCCACGAACGCCTGCACCTCGCTCAGGAAGTACGCGCGCATCCACGGCACCGCGGTGAACTGGGTCCGGTGGGTGACCTCGTGCAGGCAGACCCAGAGCCGGAAGTCCCGCGGGTCAGCGCCGAGCTTCCGTTCCACCTCGACGATGTTCGGGGCGACCAGCAACAGTTGGCCCGGGTCGGCGGAGAAGACCTCGTACTGGCCGAGCACCCGGCCGGAGAGGTACGCCAGCACGGTGCCGGCCTGCACGCCGGTCAGCCGGGACCCGATCGCCTCGGTCAGGGCACCGGGCTGCTTGTCGCCGGAGAGCCGGTTGACCAGCGGAGTGATCACCTCGCGCAACCCGGCGATGTTGGCGGCGGCCCAGTCCCGGCGATCGACCACCCGGACCGGCGGGTGCGACACCTGCGCCCGCAACCCCGTGTAGTCGGCCACGTGCCCGGCCGCCTCGTCGGTCAGCCGACGCAGGTCGCCGACCACGTCGGTGGCCTCGGCGTACGACACCCGAGGGCCCGACTTGCTCAACGCCCCCGCGGTGGCGGCGGCCAGATCCCAGTCCACGAACTGCGCCATGGACCCACCGTACCCGCGCCGCGACACCCCGGCCCGGGCTCGCGTCGGCGATCGGCGGCGGTCGCGGCTCCGCCGCCGGGCGAGAACGCGGGCCGGCAGCGGTCAGTGACAGCCGCAGCCGGCCAGCGCCGCGGCGATCCGGTCCAGCGCCGGTTGGGCGGTGTCCGTGCCACCCGGCACCTTGTCGGTGAGCACAGCGAAGGTGAGCAGTCGGCCGTCGGCCGTGGTGACCAGGCCCGCAATGGCGTGCACGCCGGTCAGCGTGCCGGTCTTGGCCCGCACGGCGCCCGCCCCTCCGGCGGTGCCGGGGGCCCCGCGATAGCGGTCGCCCAGGGTGCCGGACCAGCCGCCCACCGGGAGGCCGCCGAAGATGCCGGCCAGCTCCGGATGGTCCGGGCTGGCTGCCAGGCGGATCAGGTCGGTCAGCAGCGACGGGCTGATCCGGTTGCGGCGGGACAACCCGCTGCCGTCGGACAGGGTGATCTCGTCGGCGGGCAGGCCCAGCTCAGCCACCACCGCGTCCATCGCGGCGGCGGCACCATCGAACGAGGCCGGCTGGTTGCGGGCCAGCGCGACCTGGCGGGCCAGCGCCTCGGCCAGCAGGTTGTCGCTCTCGCTGATCATGATGTCGACCAGCCGGATCAGCGGCGGGGACTGCACCACGCCCAGCTCGGTCCCGGGAGCCGGAGTGCCACCGGTGGCGGCCTGGGCCGGGGCAGTCCCTTGCTTGACGGCGCTGGCCGGCACGCCGAGCAGCCGGGCGAACGACCGACCGGCCGCCAGGTCCGGCTCGGCGACCCGCTCGGCGCCGCCGCTGTCGGCGCCCGGGTCCTTGCGCGCGCCATCGGTCATCAGCGCGGTCATCGCTCCGCCGTACCCGCCGGTGGGAATGTCGTCGTCCCAGCCCGGGCCGTAGACCGGGCCGGAGTAGACCGAGCCGTCGACGGTGACGCTGGTCGGTGCGACACCGCCGAGCGCGGTGCGCACCTGGGCGGCCAGGTCGTCGAGGCGCGCCGCACCCGGGTAGTAGCCCTTCTTGTCGACCGCGAGGGTGGGGTCGCCACCACCGACGAGCACCACCTCGCCGGGTTTCGCGCCGGCAACCGCCCGGGTGGGGATCCGGTACGCGGGCCCGCGGGCGGCCAGCACCGTCACCCCGGTCGCCAACTTGGTCACCGAGGCGGGCACGGTGCCGTCGTCCGCCCCCTTGGCGAACAGCGTCTGACCGGCGGTCACGTCGGCAACCGACACGTTCACCCGGTCGCCCAGGGCGTCGGCCCCGATCAGCGGGTCCAGCGCGGCTCGTACCCCTTCGGGGGTGGGCAGCGCGGCGTTCGGGTCCGGTCCGGCAAGCACGTCCGACGGGTCGGGCTCCGGGGTCGCGCCGGCGGCGGCCGGGGCGGGCTCGGTGTCGTCGCCCAGCCAGCCGGCGACCGGGCCGGGCCGGGCCACGAAGACCCCGACGCCGGCGAGCACCAGCAGCACCACCAGGGCAAGCACCACCGGGAGCCGCCGACGGCGCGGCGCGGCGGGAGCGGGCTGCGGTGCGGCGGGCGGTTCGGCGCCGGCCGGCGCTGGCAGCGCGGAGATCGGCGGTCCCAGCGGTGGGACGCCGGTGGGGAGCGGAGCCGTCGGGCCGGACGCCGTGCCACGCGGGACCGCGCTGGTCGGGATGGGGACGGTCGGGCCGTCGCCGGACGGCGGGCCGCCCGGCGCCGGGCTGGTCGGGACACCGGCTCGCCCGCTCGCCGGGGCGCTGCCGCCCGGCGCCGGGCTGGTCGGGACACCGGCTCGCCCGCTCGCCGGGGCGCTCATGGGCCGGTTGCCGCCGAGGACCGGGAAGCGACCGGTGTTCGGACCGGCGGGAGCCGACCCTGCGGGCGGACGCCAGGGCAGTGGCGGGGGACGTTCGGGCACCGTCTCCGGCGCCGGGGTCGACGGCTCGGGCGCCCGAGGGAGGTGGGCATCGGGCACCGGGACCCGACCGGTGGCGCCACCGGAGCCGGATCGTCCGGTACCGCGCGCGTCGCCCCCGTCCGGGCGGTAGTGTGAATCTTCCCTCCCCACGACCCCCTCCTCCCCCAGCGAAAATTGGCTTGGGTGACACTACTTCGGTCCGAAGACTATGCGGCAGCCGGAGCCGGCGGGTGGGCATTCACCTGTCCGGGGGGCCGCCAGTGGTTTCCGTTAGCCAGCGTGGGCAGACGAGGGAGCGTGCAGATGGATTTCGACGTGACGGTTGAGATCCCCAAAGGTCACCGGAACAAGTACGAGGTGGACCACGCGACCGGCCGGATCCGGCTGGACCGCACCCTCTTCACGTCCACCCAGTACCCGGCCGACTACGGGTTCATCGAGGGCACGCTGGGCGAGGACGGCGACCCGCTCGACGCTCTCGTGCTGGTGCCCGAGCCGACCTTCCCGGGCTGCCTGATCCGCTGCCGCACCATCGGCATGTTCCGGATGACGGACGAAAAGGGCGGCGACGACAAGGTGCTCTGCGTGCCCTACGAGGACCCGCGCCAGGAGCACCTGCGCGACATCCACCACCTGGGCGAGTTCGACCGGCTGGAGATCCAGCACTTCTTCGAGGTGTACAAGGACCTGGAGCCCGGCAAGTCGGTGGAGGGCGCGACCTGGGTCGGCCGCACCGAGGCCGAGGCCGAGATCCACGCCTCCTACCAGCGGGCCAGGGACGCCGAGGCACGCGGCGAAGCCGCCCACTGACGATCGCTGACACGCCGGGCCCGGGAGCCGCTCAACCGAGCAGGCCCCGGGCCCGGTCGTACAGGTCGAGCACCGCGCAGGCGACCGGCACCACGGCGACCACCAGCGCCGTGTCGGTGAGATCGGCGACCCTGCCCACGTACGGCGAGACCGGCCGGCGGGCGTACCCGGTGCCGGCCGCGACGGCCACCAGGGCCAGCGCCGCCCCACCGAGGACCAGCGCCAGCCGCCCGGCGTCGTCGGCCCGGCCGACCAGCACCGCTCCCAGGATCGCGTAACCGGCCAGCCCGGCGAGCACCGGCGGCACCCGGTGCCGCAGCGCCACGAACAGCCGTGACCGCAGCAGCAGCACGGCCGAGACGACCGCCACCAGCACCCGGCCGGCCGTCCCGCCTGCCACCCCGAGCACCGCCGCCGTGGCCACCGCCAGCAGGGCGTGCCCGAGCAGCATCCCGGTGAGCATCTCCTCGGTGCGCGTCACCGCCGCCTGCACCCGGCCCCGGTCCGGCAGGTCCCGGGCCTGCTCCGGCTCCGCAGTGGGGGCCGTGGCCGGCAGGGTGATCGGCGGCAACGGCAGCTTGCCCAACCGGATGGCCAGCAGCGGGATCACCCCGACGGCGAACACCAGCGCGCTGAGCAGCACCGCGGCCGTGCCGGCCGGGGTCAGCACCAGCCCGCCGAGCGCCGCACCCACACCGATCAGGCCGACCGTGACGCCGGCCACGAAGACCCGCAGCCGGCTGGCCACGCCGAGCAGCCCGAGCAACGCGACCAGCAGCAGCGCCACCGAGCCGGCCAGCAGCTCGGGGGCGCCCACCCAGCGCGCCGGGCCGAGTGGCCCGACCGGATCGCCCGAGCCGACCGCGAGGGCGCCAGCCACGAACGCGTACGGCAGGGCGTAGCCACCGAGCGTCGCCCCGGCGGTGCCGTCGCCGTTGGCCCGGGACGCGACCGTGCCAGCCACGGTCAGCAGCAGCGCCACCACGGCCGCCGCCAGCCAGCCCACCCGGTGCGCCGGGCCGCCGGTGAGCAGGGCGAGCAGCCCGACGGCGAGCGGGACCGCGGCGCCGGCCAGGCCGGCCGCACGGGTGGCCGCGGGCGACCAGGCCCCGCCGCGGCGACGGGCGCCGTCGGCGATCGCCTCCACCACGTCGTCGTACTCCAGCTCGGGCCAGTGGGCGCGGGCCGGCACCAGGTGTAGCACCTCACCGTCGCGGACCCCCTGCGGCAGCAGCGCCTGGGCGGTCGCCAGCAGTGCTCCGTCCGTGCGGCGCAGCACCCAGCCGCCGTGCCGCTCGCCGTCGTCGGCAAGCCCTTCACCGGCGTGCCGGAGCACGTCGGGCAGCAGCTCGGCGAGGGGCACCTGCTCCGGCAGGGCAACGTCCACCCGCCGTTGCGGCGCGCTGATGGTGACGCGGGCCAGCCCGGTTGTCATCGACTGATCTCCATATCGAGGGGGATCGGAGGCTGCGCGGACGACAGGACTTTACCTACCATGAGCCAGGCTCGGGTTACCCAGCGCTGTCAGGAGGCCGAGTGTCCACCGTCGTCATCAAGCGCCCGCCCCGCCGGCCGGCACCGGAGATTCCGGCCGGCGAACTGCCGGTCGAGGCACCACCGGAGATCCCCGCGGTGACCGGCGGGCGCTGGCAGCAAATGCTCATGCTGCTGCCCATGCTCGGCGGCACGGTGGCGATGGCGATGATGTTCGGCCGGGGCGGCGGCGCCTACTCGTACGTGGTGGGCGGGATGTTCGGGCTCTCCTCGTTGGCGATGCTGGTGACCTTCTGGGGCAGCGCCTCGGGCACGCCGAAGAAGTCCGAGATGATGGCCGCCCGCCGGGAGTACCTGCGCCACCTGGCCACGCTACGTCGACGGGTCCGGCAGACCGCCGGGCAGCAGCGGGCCGGGCTCTACTACCGACACCCGGACCCGGGCCGGTTGTGGTCGACGGTGGACAGCCACCGGGTCTGGGAGCGGCGCCCCGCCGACCCGGACTTCGCGGTGGTACGGGTCGCCGTCGGGCCGCAGACACTGGCCACCCCGCTCGTTCCTCCGGTCACCCGGCCGCTGGAGGAGCTGGAGCCGATGACCGCCGGCGCGTTGCGCCGCTTCCTGGACGCGTACTCCGTGGTGCCGGACCTGCCGGTGGCGCTGTCACTGCGCAGCTTCGCCCGGGTGCACGTGCGGACCGCCGGCCGCACCGGCGGTGGCACCGGCCCGACCACCGGCGGGCCACCCACCGGCGACCCGGCGGCGCAGGCGCTGGTCCGGGCCGTGCTGACCCAGCTGGCCGTCTTCCACGCCCCCGACGAGCTGCTGGTCGCCATCTGCGCCGGGCCGGAACGCCGGGCCGGCTGGGAGTGGGTGAAGTGGCTCCCACACGCCCACCATCCCGGACGCACCGACGCACTCGGCCCGGTACGTCTGGTCACCAGCTCCGCCGCCGAGCTGGAACGGCTGCTGGGCGACGTGCTGGCAAGCCGGTCCCGGTTCAGCCCGGCCGGCCCGGCCACCGACGGGCCGCACGTGGTGGTGGTCCTCGACGGTGGCGACCTCACCGGTGCCACCGACCTGACCGGCGACGGCGGCATCGACGCGGTCACCGTCCTGGACCTGGACACTCCACCGCCGCGCCTGCTCGACCGGTACGCGCTGCTGCTGGAGCTGCGCGGCCGGCGGCTGCACTCCTGGTCGGCCGAGGGGCATGCCGAGGTGGGCAGCGCCGACCAGCTCGACCCCGCCGACGCCGAGGCGGTCGCCCGACGGTTGGCGCCGCTGCGGCTGGCCGGCGCGGCTCGCGGCCCGGACGCCCCGCTCCAGGCCGAGCTGGGCCTGCCCGAGCTGCTCGGCCTCGGTGACCCGGAGAGCTTCACCGCCGAGCAGGGTTGGGCGCCGCGCTCGGCGCGGGACCGGCTGCGGGTGCCGATCGGGGTGGGCGCCGACGGTGGGGCCATCGAGCTGGACCTCAAGGAATCCGCCCAGGACGGGATGGGCCCGCACGGCCTGCTCATCGGGGCTACCGGCTCCGGCAAGTCCGAGCTGCTCCGCACGCTGGTGCTGGGGCTGGCCGCCACGCACAGCTCCGAGCAGCTCAACTTCGTACTGGTCGACTTCAAGGGCGGCGCCACCTTCGCCTCGTTCGACCGGCTGCCGCACACCGCCGCCGTGATCACCAACCTGGCCGACGCGCTGCCCCTGGTCGATCTGCGACGAGTTCTCCGAGCTGCTCTCCGCCAAGCCCGACTTCATCGACCTGTTCGTGCAGATCGGCCGGCTCGGCCGGTCCCTCGGCGTGCACCTGCTGCTGGCCAGCCAGCGCCTGGAGGAGGGGCGGCTACGGGGGCTGGACACCCACCTGTCGTACCGGATCGGGCTACGCACCTTCTCCGCGTTGGAGTCGCGCACCGTGCTCGGGGTGCCGGACGCGCACGAGCTGCCCCGCTCACCGGGCCACGGCTACCTGCGCGCCGGCACCGACCCGCTGGCCCGGTTCAAGGCCGCGTACGTCTCCGGGGCGATCCACCGCCGCGCCGCGGCGGCCGGTGTGACCGCCGGCGGCGGCGCCCGCCTGCTCACCTTCACCACCCACGTCGTGCCGGTGCCCGAGCCGGCCACGCCGGCCCTGCCCGTCGTGGCCGAGGAGGACGGCGGCCGGGAGACCCTGCTCGACCTGCTGGTCGACCGGCTCGTCGGGCAGGGGCCGCCCGCGCATCAGGTCTGGCTCCCGCCGCTCGGCCAGCCGCCCGCACTGGACGAGCTGCTCGGCCCGGTCGAGGTCGACCCGGCGCGCGGGCTCACCGTGGGCAACCCCGAGCTGCACGGCGCGCTCGGGGTGCCGGTGGCCGTGGTGGACAAGCCGCTGGAGCAGCGCCGCGACCTGCTCTGGCTGGCGCTGGACGGCGCGGCCGGGCACGTGGCGGTGGTGGGTGCGCCGCAGAGCGGCAAGTCCACCGCGCTGCGCACGCTGATCTGCGCGCTGGCGCTCACCCACACCCCGGCCGAGGTGCAGGTCTACTGCCTCGACTTCGGCGGCGGCGGCTTGGCCGCGCTGCGCGACCTGCCGCACGTGGGTGGGGTGACCGGCCGTGCCGACCCGACCGCTGTGCGGCGCACCGTCGGCGAGATGACCACCCTGCTGGCCGAGCGGGAACGCCGCTTCAACGAGCTGGGCGTGGAGTCGATGGCCGCGTACCGGCAGCGCCGGGCCGCAGCGGGGACGGCCAACCGGCCGGGCGCCGACCCGTTCGGCGACGTGTTCCTGGTGATCGACGGCTGGAGCACCGTCCGCGGTGAGTACGACGACCTGGAGCCGCTGGTCACCGACCTGGCCACCCGGGGCCTCGTACGGGCTGCACGTGGTCGCCACGGCGCTGCGCTGGCTGGACTTCCGCCCGGCGATCCGGGATCTGTTCGGTTCCCGGCTGGAGCTACGCCTCGGCGACCCCGCCGACTCGCTGGTGGCCCGGCGGGCGGCCGCGAACGTGCCGGAGCGCTCCGGTCGGGGGGTGACCGCGGAGAGCCTGCACTTCCTCACCGCACTGCCTCAGCTCGCCGCCGCCAGCGGTGACACCGCCGACCTGGTCAAACGGGTCGCCGGCAGTTGGCCAGGTCCACCGGCGCCCCGGGTCCGGCTGCTAC
The nucleotide sequence above comes from Micromonospora sp. NBC_00389. Encoded proteins:
- a CDS encoding GlxA family transcriptional regulator, with the protein product MLRSVAVLALDQVAPFELGVLAEVFGTDRTADGFPGYRFHVCSPDGAPVRTSSGFHLTPHADLGPVEDADLVAVPAHSQGTTVPGPVLDALRRADARGAHLFSVCSGAFLLGAAGLLDDRECTTHWRYVDELQRRHPRARVRCNSLYVQDGRLLTSAGTAAGIDACLHLIRQEHDSATATRLARRMVVPPHRDGGQSQYIEAPIPKAPEAPTLEPVLEWLMGHLDRTITVDELAARAGMSPRTFARRFRAETGTTPHDWLTNQRVLLARRLLEETPLSVEAVADQAGFSDAAALRHHFSRRVGATPHGYRTTFRDRLTPG
- the tilS gene encoding tRNA lysidine(34) synthetase TilS; the protein is MAALAPPVAAIRVAVRRALTGLSSGGPVLVACSGGADSLALAAATVFVAPRLGRPAGLVTVDHGLQAGSAQRAEAVAAWAREAGFAPVVVVRVEVAGRVGGPEAAAREARYQALTEVARQHGAVAILTGHTRDDQAETVLLALARGAGPRGLAGMPARRELAGVPLLRPLLMVGRDQTRAACAVLGLSAWEDPHNTDPSYARSRVRADVLPALVRALGPGVLDNLARTARLVASDNAALDELAEAALAAARHPGGGLLVPELVGLTPAVRGRVLHAWARELGASPGALSYGHVAALDALVTEWHGQGPADLPGGVRVLRRDDRLTPG
- a CDS encoding zinc-dependent metalloprotease, producing MAQFVDWDLAAATAGALSKSGPRVSYAEATDVVGDLRRLTDEAAGHVADYTGLRAQVSHPPVRVVDRRDWAAANIAGLREVITPLVNRLSGDKQPGALTEAIGSRLTGVQAGTVLAYLSGRVLGQYEVFSADPGQLLLVAPNIVEVERKLGADPRDFRLWVCLHEVTHRTQFTAVPWMRAYFLSEVQAFVDASSSGGEHLIERLRRGVATLSDAVRDPESRTSVLDIVQTPAQRAVLDRLTALMTLLEGHAEFVMDGVGPRVIPSVERIRASFNRRREAGNPLEKAIRRLLGVDVKMRQYAEGRKFVHGVVERVGMPGFNSIFNSPLTLPRLSELADPDAWVTRVHGPAGTVPAAG
- the dacB gene encoding D-alanyl-D-alanine carboxypeptidase/D-alanyl-D-alanine endopeptidase — encoded protein: MSAPASGRAGVPTSPAPGGSAPASGRAGVPTSPAPGGPPSGDGPTVPIPTSAVPRGTASGPTAPLPTGVPPLGPPISALPAPAGAEPPAAPQPAPAAPRRRRLPVVLALVVLLVLAGVGVFVARPGPVAGWLGDDTEPAPAAAGATPEPDPSDVLAGPDPNAALPTPEGVRAALDPLIGADALGDRVNVSVADVTAGQTLFAKGADDGTVPASVTKLATGVTVLAARGPAYRIPTRAVAGAKPGEVVLVGGGDPTLAVDKKGYYPGAARLDDLAAQVRTALGGVAPTSVTVDGSVYSGPVYGPGWDDDIPTGGYGGAMTALMTDGARKDPGADSGGAERVAEPDLAAGRSFARLLGVPASAVKQGTAPAQAATGGTPAPGTELGVVQSPPLIRLVDIMISESDNLLAEALARQVALARNQPASFDGAAAAMDAVVAELGLPADEITLSDGSGLSRRNRISPSLLTDLIRLAASPDHPELAGIFGGLPVGGWSGTLGDRYRGAPGTAGGAGAVRAKTGTLTGVHAIAGLVTTADGRLLTFAVLTDKVPGGTDTAQPALDRIAAALAGCGCH
- a CDS encoding inorganic diphosphatase — its product is MDFDVTVEIPKGHRNKYEVDHATGRIRLDRTLFTSTQYPADYGFIEGTLGEDGDPLDALVLVPEPTFPGCLIRCRTIGMFRMTDEKGGDDKVLCVPYEDPRQEHLRDIHHLGEFDRLEIQHFFEVYKDLEPGKSVEGATWVGRTEAEAEIHASYQRARDAEARGEAAH
- the eccD gene encoding type VII secretion integral membrane protein EccD, giving the protein MTTGLARVTISAPQRRVDVALPEQVPLAELLPDVLRHAGEGLADDGERHGGWVLRRTDGALLATAQALLPQGVRDGEVLHLVPARAHWPELEYDDVVEAIADGARRRGGAWSPAATRAAGLAGAAVPLAVGLLALLTGGPAHRVGWLAAAVVALLLTVAGTVASRANGDGTAGATLGGYALPYAFVAGALAVGSGDPVGPLGPARWVGAPELLAGSVALLLVALLGLLGVASRLRVFVAGVTVGLIGVGAALGGLVLTPAGTAAVLLSALVFAVGVIPLLAIRLGKLPLPPITLPATAPTAEPEQARDLPDRGRVQAAVTRTEEMLTGMLLGHALLAVATAAVLGVAGGTAGRVLVAVVSAVLLLRSRLFVALRHRVPPVLAGLAGYAILGAVLVGRADDAGRLALVLGGAALALVAVAAGTGYARRPVSPYVGRVADLTDTALVVAVVPVACAVLDLYDRARGLLG